In Shewanella sp. VB17, a single genomic region encodes these proteins:
- a CDS encoding glycoside hydrolase, protein MSNQCNIYTIFHLNLAFSSIETEQHRTVTQRCYWPLIKLIEEGIPLGIELTAYTLECIQKVDPNWINQFKALLKDNRCELIASGDSQIIGPLIPAEVNQHNLRLGQEYYQQILGVSPSLAYINEQAVSAGLLDVYIDAGFDAIVMEWDNPYSHNSDWSPTFQDQPQQITSASGRSIKVVWNNAIAFQKLQRYAHGEITKQDYLNYLDKVISENCAAFPLYGSDAEIFDYRPGRYKTEQAHSQSECARIEALFITLSQEKKYLWVMPSQTLSYCDETNHLNIAVSAHPISVKKQAKYNVTRWALSGRDDLRLNTHCFAKYQELTADTNQSDNDWRNLCRLWSSDYRTHLTQIRFDKIIAKLPAIIPFVLPNYNSINSHPLYQISFDKDRNKIEISSVELVLVLNANKGLNIESLAFNDHCFSPVSGTLAHGHFDHISFGADFYSNHLVLERFRERDRVTDLTKAKWQLEDDNGALIIRTSLTTLNGTLTKWYRLEGQSVQCGFYFDEPCRPEASLRLGYITLQNCDIPCWFAAYNGGYEMEYFQVDSNIDHGSPVSSIVSSNSALGATTGEVLFGNGIKGIRINWEPNQCAALPMISSKKINGKYLNRLWFSLIEADETLKLGGHLPAFCYTMSPYIMLSNGAKI, encoded by the coding sequence ATGAGTAATCAGTGTAATATATATACTATTTTTCACTTAAACCTTGCATTTTCCTCTATTGAAACAGAACAACATCGCACCGTCACCCAAAGGTGCTATTGGCCGCTTATTAAATTGATTGAGGAAGGTATTCCATTAGGCATTGAGCTAACCGCCTATACTCTAGAGTGCATTCAAAAAGTAGACCCTAATTGGATCAACCAATTTAAGGCTTTACTGAAAGATAACAGATGCGAACTCATTGCCAGTGGAGATAGTCAGATAATAGGACCTCTTATCCCCGCCGAAGTCAATCAACATAATTTACGTCTTGGTCAGGAGTATTACCAACAAATCTTAGGTGTTAGCCCCTCGCTGGCCTATATTAATGAGCAAGCCGTTTCTGCAGGATTATTGGATGTTTATATAGATGCTGGTTTTGATGCCATAGTCATGGAGTGGGATAACCCATACTCCCATAATTCTGATTGGTCACCAACATTTCAGGACCAACCTCAACAGATAACTAGCGCCAGCGGTCGCTCAATAAAGGTTGTCTGGAATAATGCTATTGCATTTCAGAAATTACAGCGTTATGCACATGGGGAGATAACAAAGCAAGATTACCTCAACTACCTAGACAAAGTAATATCTGAAAATTGCGCTGCTTTTCCTCTTTATGGAAGTGATGCGGAGATTTTCGATTATCGTCCTGGAAGATATAAAACTGAACAAGCCCATTCTCAAAGTGAGTGCGCACGCATTGAAGCACTGTTTATTACTTTGTCCCAAGAAAAAAAATACCTATGGGTTATGCCAAGCCAAACCTTAAGTTATTGTGATGAGACAAACCATCTTAATATCGCTGTTTCAGCACATCCTATTTCAGTTAAAAAGCAGGCTAAATATAATGTCACCCGCTGGGCATTAAGTGGAAGAGATGACCTTAGGCTAAATACACATTGTTTTGCTAAGTACCAGGAATTAACTGCCGACACTAACCAGTCAGATAATGATTGGCGCAATTTATGTCGATTATGGTCTAGTGACTACCGAACCCATTTAACTCAGATTCGCTTCGATAAAATAATAGCAAAGCTTCCAGCTATAATACCTTTCGTATTACCAAATTATAATAGCATCAATTCACACCCTCTTTATCAAATCTCATTTGATAAAGATAGAAATAAGATAGAGATTTCTTCAGTGGAGTTAGTATTAGTTCTCAACGCAAATAAGGGATTAAACATTGAGTCATTAGCCTTTAACGACCACTGTTTTTCTCCGGTTAGCGGTACATTAGCTCATGGACACTTTGACCATATTAGTTTTGGTGCAGACTTCTATTCGAACCACCTCGTTCTTGAACGTTTCCGCGAACGCGACAGAGTAACAGACCTGACTAAAGCAAAGTGGCAGCTTGAAGATGATAACGGTGCCTTAATAATAAGAACCTCTCTCACTACATTAAATGGCACCTTAACAAAATGGTACCGTCTCGAAGGACAATCTGTTCAATGTGGGTTTTATTTCGATGAACCATGCAGACCAGAAGCCTCATTAAGACTCGGTTATATAACCTTGCAGAATTGTGATATTCCTTGCTGGTTCGCCGCTTACAATGGTGGTTATGAAATGGAATATTTTCAAGTTGATAGCAATATAGATCATGGTAGCCCAGTATCATCCATTGTATCTTCAAATAGTGCGCTAGGTGCAACAACCGGTGAGGTATTATTTGGCAATGGAATTAAAGGTATTCGTATTAACTGGGAGCCTAATCAATGTGCTGCACTCCCCATGATTTCGAGTAAAAAAATAAACGGTAAGTATCTTAATAGGTTATGGTTCTCTTTAATTGAAGCTGATGAAACACTTAAACTAGGGGGACACTTACCTGCTTTTTGTTACACTATGTCTCCATATATCATGCTTAGCAATGGAGCTAAAATTTGA